The following is a genomic window from Micromonospora cathayae.
TCCGGTACGTCGCCGGTGCGGACGAGGCCGGCCGGGGGGCGTGCGCGGGGCCGCTGGTGGCCGCCGCCGCGGTGCTCCCCGAGGGACGGCGCGGCGAGATCGACGAGCTGGCCGACTCCAAGCTGCTGACCGCCGCCGCCCGGGAACGGGTGTACGACGAGGTCGTGGCCCGCGCCCTGGCGTACGCGGTGGTGGTCGTCCCGGCCGACGAGGTCGACGCCCGGGGCCTGCACGTGTGCAACCTGGCCGCGATGCGGCGGGCGCTCGCCTCGTTGACCACCCGGCCGGAGTACGTGCTGACCGACGGGTTCGGCGTGGACGGCCTGGAGGTGCCGGGGCTGGCGGTGTGGAAGGGTGACCGGGTGGCGGCCTGCGTGGCGGCGGCCAGCGTGCTCGCCAAGGTCACCCGGGACCGGATCATGGTGGCGCTGGACGCCGAGTTCCCGGCGTACGGCTTCGCCGAGCACAAGGGGTACATCACCGCCGAGCACACCGCGGCGCTGCGCGAGCACGGGCCGTGCCCGGAGCACCGGTTCTCGTACGTCAACGTGGCGGCGATCTCGGGCCGGGACGGCCGTCCGCCCCGCGCCCGGCGTCCCGCGCGGGTGCCGGGTCACGAGCCGATGGAGCGTTCGGGGCGGTCAGGGGGTACCGTCGGCGTGGCGTTGGGCGAGCAGCCTCGACCGCCGGCACCGGTGGGGGAAGATGTGGTCATGGAGGGCGGAGTGCGATGAGCGCGGAAGATCTCGAAAAGTACGAGACCGAGATGGAGCTTCAGCTCTACCGGGAGTACCGCGACATTGTCCGTCAGTTCTCCTACGTGGTGGAGACGGAACGCCGGTTCTACCTGGCGAACCAGGTCGACCTGCACGTGCGCAACTCCGACGGCGAGGTCTACTTCGAGGTGGAGATGCACGACGCGTGGGTGTGGGACATGTACCGTCCTGCGCGCTTCGTCAAGAATGTCCGAGTGATGACGTTCAAGGACGTCAACGTCGAGGAGTTGGAGAAGCCGGACATCTCCCTCCCCGCCGACTCGGGCTTCGGCGGCTGACGCCAGCCACGGCCCCACCGTCCCACCCCGGCCGGAGCGTGCCCGAGCTGCATCGCCCAGCCGTCGCCGTCCAGGATTCCGCCGTCCCGTCGCCGTTCGTGTCGTCGCGCCGTCTCCTCGGCCCGTCCCGCCGTGCTCCCCGCGCCGTGGTGCCCGCGCTGTCGTGTCGTGGTGCTGTCGTCCCGTCGGCTCGTCGGTGCGTCGTGTCGTTGGCCCGTCGTGCCGTGTCGCCGGCGTGGGCGCTTGCGGTTTCGGCCCCTGCGGCGGCGCTCAGCTCAGTCCGCCAGGACCACCACGTCCACCCGCTGCACCAGGTTGTTCGCGAAGCCGCCCCGGTTCCACGGCGGCTCGACCGGCTGGCTGCGCCCTGACGCGTCGGTGGCCCGCGCGCCCAGCACGTACCGCCCCGGCTGCGGCGTCCAGTCGTACCACCAGCGCCGCCAGGCCCACTCACCACCGACCGGATCGTCCAGCCTGGCCGGTGCCCAGGTGTCGCCCCCGTCCGTGGTCACCTCCACCGACACCACCGGGCCGTACCCGGACCAGGCCCGTCCGTCCACCGTGCACGGACCGGAACGCAGCACCCGGACCCGGGACATGAAGTCCGGGACGCCGGGCGGCCGGACCAGGGCGCGCGGCGCGATCCGGGTCACCGGTACCCCCGGGTCGTCGGGCTCCTGACGCAGCCGGTACGCCACCGCGTTCTGGTAGCCGTCGAAGGTCCGGGTGAGGACCGTGATCCGGCGCAGCCACTTCACGTGGGCCATGCCGTACCAGCCCGGCACGATCAGCCGTAGCGGCGCGCCGTGCTGCGGCAGCAGGGGAGCACCGTTCATCTCGTACGCCAGCAGGACCTCCCCGCGCAGCGCGTCGGCGACCGGTAGGGCGCGCTGGTAGTCCTGCTCGACCCCCCGTTCGAACCCGTGGTCGGCGCCGGTGAACACCACGTCCACGGCGTCGGCGTCCAGGCCGGCCTCGCGGAGCAGCGGCGCCAGCGGCGTACCGGTCCACTCGGCGTTGCCGACCGCCTCGACCAGCCAGGGCTGACTGACCGGCCGGGGACGCAACAGTGCCCGGCCGTTGCCCGCACACTCCAGGGTGACCCGGTGGGTGACCCGGGGACGTTCCCGCAGAGCGGCCAGGTCGACGGTGAGCGGCGTGGCCACCGCTCCGTCCACGGTCAGCGTGTGGGCCGCCGCGTCGAGCACCGGGATGTCGTAGTGGATGAGCAGATAGTGCAGACCGGCCGGAGTGACGTCGTAGCTCAGCGCCTCCAGCGGGATGCCGTGGTTGCGGGCGGCGAGCTGGAGTTCCTCATGACTGATCCCCTCGTCCGGTCCGGCGACCCGGGACGGCCGGCTGGCATCCTCCACAGTGCTCATCGCGAACGCCCCCGTCGTCGGTCCTGGTGTCGCTGCCGGTCCTGGCATGGCTCTCGCTGCCGGTCTCGGTCTCTGTCTCCGGTCTCGGCGTCGGTCTCGGTCTCGGCGTCGGTCGCGGTATTGGTCTCGGCGTCGGTATTGGTCTCGGTATCGGTCTCGGGTGGGCCGCCGGACCGGTCGGACTCGACGAAGCGGAACATGGTGGCCCCGCGCGACAGCGGCCGGCAGGGGCCGGTGAGGCGGTGCGCCCCCACCGCGCTGCGGACCTGCGGATCGGTGAGGGAGAGCAGCTCGAAGCTCTCCTCGGCGAACCACCCGCAGATCGTCGGGACCAGATCCGGTGCTCCCCGGTGCCGGGTCCAGACGACCGTGCCGCCGGTCGCGCAGAGCTCCCCGCAGTGCCGGATCACCGACCGCACGTCGGCGTCACCCATGTTCCCGAAGAGGCCACAGACCAGGACGAGATCGGCGGGGACGAGATCGGCCCACACGTCGGTCCGGGCGGCGTCGGCCCGGACCACCTCGACACCGGTGAGTCCGGCGGCCCGGACCGCCTCGCCGGCCAACTCGGCGTTGCGGGGATCCAGCTCCACCAGCCGGGCCGTGACGTCGGCCCGCCGAGGGTGTTCGGCCAGTACGGGGACCAGGTCCCGGCCCTGGCCGGCGCAGAGACTGACCGCCCGCAACGGACCGGCCGGAGCACGGTCCAGCGCCGCGCCCACCTGCCGCCGCACCTCGGCGAGCCGGCGGGCCAGGGCGGAGTCCGGGTGGTCGTAGTCGGCATGCCAGGCGTACCAGTCGCGGGCCACCAGGCCAGCTTAGAGAGCGGCGGCCCCCCGTGCTTGCCCAGTGGTCTGCGGTGGTGGTCCGGGGCCTCTCGTGCTTGCCCAGCGGTCTCCGGTGGTGGTCCGGGGCCTCCCTTGCTGGGGCCCGGCGGTCGCCGCCGGTTGGAACCGCGTTTGCCGGTGACCGATCGGCCGGGGCATCGGCCCTGCTCCGGCCTGGTGCGTCGGCTGACCGTATAGCAGATCATCGGACGGCGCGGGTGGTCGTCCACAGGCTTCTCCGCTGTCCACAGCCGAGCTGATCGGAGTGGCCCGTCGGGGCACGGTCGGGACACGCTGCGCTCTGTGGCGGAGACAGGGCGTCAGGGAGTGGCGCGATCGTGCGGGGTGCTGGTGTTGGCGTTGGCGGCGTTCGCCGGAGTGACCGTCGAGCTGGTCGGCGGGCCGGTCGCCGCAACCGGCCGGGTCGCCGCTCCGGCGGACGCCGGGTCCGGGCTGGTCTTCCGATGGCCGGTGGACGGCCCGGCTCGTCCGGTCCGGGCCTTCGATCCACCTCCCCGGCCCTGGCTGCCCGGTCACCGGGGCGTCGACCTGGCTGCCGCGCCCGGTGCCCCGGTCCGCGCGGCGGGGAACGGGGCGGTGCTGTTCGCCGGCATGGTCGCCGGCCGGCCGGTGGTCACCGTGGGGCACGCCGATGGTCTGCGCACCACCTACGAGCCGGTCCACCCGACGGTACGCGCCGGCACCCCGGTAACCGCCGGCGCCGTCCTGGGTGAACTCGCGGCCGGGCACCCAGGCTGTCCCGTGCCGGCCTGCCTGCACTGGGGGTTGCGCCGGGGCGCGGAGTACCTCGATCCGCTCGCGCTGCTCGGGCCGGTCCCGGTCCGGCTGTTGCCCGTCGCCGATCCGGCGATCCCGGCGACCGTGGTCCCAGTGGTCGGTTGCCCACCGACCGTCCGCCCACCGACCGTGTGCCCGGCGACTGTGCTCCCGGTGGCCGTCTTCCCGGCGGTCGCTGTCCTGTCTGCCCGCGTGCCGGTCGGGGTCAGCGTTGGGCGAGCAGCGGTGGCAGGCGGACCGCGAGCCGCTCGTACTCCTCGGCGGAGTTGTAGACCTGACCGCAGAGGCGTAACCAGCCACGCCCACCCCACGCCATCACGGCCACCTCGGCGGCGAGCCGGTCGGCGATCCGGTCCCGCAGTGCCCTCGCCCCGTCGACGGTGGTGGCCGTTCCGGGCGGCAGCGGGACGAGTCGCATCGCCACCGCCGGTCCGCCGGG
Proteins encoded in this region:
- a CDS encoding class I SAM-dependent methyltransferase, whose translation is MARDWYAWHADYDHPDSALARRLAEVRRQVGAALDRAPAGPLRAVSLCAGQGRDLVPVLAEHPRRADVTARLVELDPRNAELAGEAVRAAGLTGVEVVRADAARTDVWADLVPADLVLVCGLFGNMGDADVRSVIRHCGELCATGGTVVWTRHRGAPDLVPTICGWFAEESFELLSLTDPQVRSAVGAHRLTGPCRPLSRGATMFRFVESDRSGGPPETDTETNTDAETNTATDAETETDAETGDRDRDRQREPCQDRQRHQDRRRGRSR
- a CDS encoding ribonuclease HII — translated: MLTPPRTVVRRDGGLYALERALQRRGFRYVAGADEAGRGACAGPLVAAAAVLPEGRRGEIDELADSKLLTAAARERVYDEVVARALAYAVVVVPADEVDARGLHVCNLAAMRRALASLTTRPEYVLTDGFGVDGLEVPGLAVWKGDRVAACVAAASVLAKVTRDRIMVALDAEFPAYGFAEHKGYITAEHTAALREHGPCPEHRFSYVNVAAISGRDGRPPRARRPARVPGHEPMERSGRSGGTVGVALGEQPRPPAPVGEDVVMEGGVR
- a CDS encoding sulfite oxidase, whose product is MSTVEDASRPSRVAGPDEGISHEELQLAARNHGIPLEALSYDVTPAGLHYLLIHYDIPVLDAAAHTLTVDGAVATPLTVDLAALRERPRVTHRVTLECAGNGRALLRPRPVSQPWLVEAVGNAEWTGTPLAPLLREAGLDADAVDVVFTGADHGFERGVEQDYQRALPVADALRGEVLLAYEMNGAPLLPQHGAPLRLIVPGWYGMAHVKWLRRITVLTRTFDGYQNAVAYRLRQEPDDPGVPVTRIAPRALVRPPGVPDFMSRVRVLRSGPCTVDGRAWSGYGPVVSVEVTTDGGDTWAPARLDDPVGGEWAWRRWWYDWTPQPGRYVLGARATDASGRSQPVEPPWNRGGFANNLVQRVDVVVLAD
- a CDS encoding DUF2469 domain-containing protein; amino-acid sequence: MSAEDLEKYETEMELQLYREYRDIVRQFSYVVETERRFYLANQVDLHVRNSDGEVYFEVEMHDAWVWDMYRPARFVKNVRVMTFKDVNVEELEKPDISLPADSGFGG